The DNA segment GTTTTGGTGAGGCACGACTCGGAGGAAGAGATAGATCCAGCTTTTAGGGAAGTAAGGGAAAGGAACGGATAGAAAGAGCTCGTTCAGGGAAGGTAGGTGGTGGGGGGGAAGGAGAACTGTCCATAGTCGTGAGAGTAGTCCTAATTTCGTTCTAACTGAGCTAGCTCGTGGCTTGGTCTTCAGTGACATGATCTTCCCTTGGGTTACTTTTCTGCCTATTGACTGACTCCCCTGCATTTCAATTTTATCTTCTCGATAGCCAGATAGTGAAGAAAGAAGGGCGGTCTCCATCCTTTTCCTCATAAGTAAGTAAGTGCCGAGAGCTTGCTTGCTATTGAGCTACGGAGATTCGTTCCTCAGAAAAGAAAGAGTCTCCGTTATCTATGAAATTCTGTTATTAGCTTATTCAAAGGGAATGAGCTAAAGCCGCTTTCCCAACTCAAGAAAGATGGTAAGAAGAGGAACGGAAAAGGGTACCGCAAAGGAGCAGGCCAGGCATTTGCGGGGAAAGATATCCTTCAAAGAGATTCCACCCAGCAAGACAGTTCTCTTATATGGCAATACTAGATTGGCGAGACAAGAGAGAAAGCTTAGAAAGTAGTAAGGTGTCTGTGGAGCTTGCCTTACAGGTAGTGACTAGACCACTTGCATATCGAACAGATATTACTCTCAAGGGAGTAATTGCGATATGACCTAGGAACTTACAGAATACCAAACTTGGATAATCGGTAGACTGTTAGGAGAATGATTGGCTAGATCATTTGGTTCACTGCGGAGAACCCTTTCTACGCTACGTTCCCAATAAAAGCCGTCATCCTTCTGTCGCCTGTTAGCCACACCAAACCAAGATGTAAGCGAATGTCTCTTTTTTGGAGACGAGAGACTGAGCCTTCTCCACAATATTGATTGTTATCTTATTTCTCAAGGAAcaaaaagttaaaatttctggGAGGATAGGATTCTATTTGTTTTTATCATGGTCCGTCGGTGCACTCATTCCTAATTTAATGGGTGCGGGAGTTGCTACAATTTATTATCCTGGAGCTTCCATATTTCAGTGGACTTCTATTTGAGATTGTCAGAGGTAGCTCTATATTCGGCCTCCAATGAACTGGCACGGTCACGCTTATCTTTCCTGTCTCGATACTTAAGTGAAGATCTTTTATAAAGAGGGGACCTAATATTCGACTTACGAGCAGATAGATCCGAGTGATCAGCCAAACGGTTCCTGGCTGCCCTGGCAGAGTCAGCAAGCGAAGGAAGCTCAGTGATACAGAGATGCACGCACATGGATAGGGAGAGTTGACTGTAAGATTTACTGCACCCTCGTCCTAAGAAGCTGCGTGTGAATCCCAGTATTCTACTTCCTTCTCCTCGTCTTAGGAAGCTCCTTTTTTCTAGAATGATTTAAGGTAGCGAGTGCACTACTAGGTTACTAGGTAATGCTAATTAAATCAATGTAATCAAAAACTTTGGAAGAGGCTTTTGGTCTCTTCGATAGCAGAAGAACAATCATTCCTCATTCACTTCCAGGAAAGAAGAGCTAAGCGTTCCACTCCTAAGCCTATTCCTATTCTTCCCATCTCGAAGGGCTAATTCATAGCAGGAAAGATCATATGCTACGGCATCTACTACTCTGTACTTACCCGGCAAAGTCCTTACTACTCATACTATGGGTcacccttttctttttttctttctcataggGCCCTCATCCAAGAGCGCGAATTTCTGATTGTCAGGGCGGCCTCCAGCATCCGCAGGGGACAAGGCGGAAACAACTAAGAAGTCCGTTGTTTTGCTTTTAACTTAATATGTTGTTTGTTTGTTAACTTTGTTGTAATGTTGTGTTTAGTTGTTTGGCTGGTCTATGTGTGTGTATGTAAGCTTCCCATTGGATGTACTCCCATGTAACAAAATGCTTGTAGTGCTGGAATGAATAAAATCTGCTTTGTTCTAGTTCATTCTCTTTCCCTGTTTTGtgcagaaaaattgaagatttgaatTCTTTTTGAAATCTCGTttttttcttgttaatttctCACATATACAAGCTAAAACTACAGGGTGGAAGTTGTGTGTTTAAAGTATAAAATCCTCTAATATAATCTCTGACTATTGCTCCTGGGTTTTACACTATTCAATACAAAATATCTACTCGTGGACGGAGGGTCGGTCACTTGATAATCGAACTTACAATACGCATCTGACCcaaattgaaaaattttgtacACGGCAAAGCGTTCCATTTCGCCTGATTATAACAGCCGTGACCGACACTCATCTCTTTTTAGAAAGAGGATAATAGTTTTGAGTTGGTTGGATCAAAAGAAGGTGCGTGCAAGCCGTGGTGGACTGGGAGACGCCACGCAAGGTGCAGGAACTACGATTCTTCGTCAGATTAGTCATACTTaaatgtatttatatatatataagtatataTAATACTATAAGCGGTTCATCGAGGGCTTATCTTGTGATAGGAAGGTCTTAAGCTGCTTTTGCCTTACCTTCTAGTAAAGGGCGAATGAGGGTGTGTGCAAtagttttctttctttctctcgcTCGATCCCTATAATTTGAGAGATAACAGGAAAGCGTTCTCTCGAATTCGAGGATGTGACACAAAGAATGACTCTCTTCGCGGGGATGTCAGCAGATTAGGCAGCTGTAAGGTTTTTTTATATTCGGTGGAAGGCAGGCTGAAACTCTGCCCCAACCAAGTGAAACTAAGGGTCTGAAAGAGTTCACGATCTGATCTATGGGGTGTTAACCCTCGGAGGACGGCTAAGAATGTCCATTAAAAGGAGCGGACCGATGGGGTCGTTTTTCAAGCACGAATAGAACGATCTAAAGGGGGGTGTGCAACCTAGAGAGATGGCCGTATCTCTTTGATGAATGTGGATCGAGGTTCGGTTCATTTGGAAAAGAGGTCAGTCTTAGGGGAGACCATGCGAATGGTTGAATTGATGACTTCGCTTCGATCTCTTCGACTGAACCTGAAGGAGACTTCGATCATTCAACTTTAGCTTCTGAAGGAAGAATGTCACTTGGAATTCCGGAAAGTGATTCTTCTCTTTCAGATCCTGGCCTTGGTAGAACTTGTCTTTGATTGGGATTTCGATTGAAAAGATGTTAGACCGCTTCCTCATGTGCCTAAGAAGCTGAGGTGGCGAATCTCTAAATTGGCCAATTCAAGTTTTTCCTACTCAATCTTATTTATAGAAATAGCACTCGATCAAAGGGAGCATAAGCAAGTTCAGTGGTTGAAACCTCTGTAATCGATCGATGGGAACCTCGAAGCTGTCTGGGGCAGGAGCAAACTCATATTAGGCACTGCCGCAGCATCAATGGTACAAGGAAGAGGCACGATAGCGAAGATCAATCCATCTCAATCTACAAAAAACATTGCCTTGGGCATGCAACCCAAAAAGATAGAAAGACTGCTCGCTCGAAGAAAACTAGAGCCTGGTACAAGCCAAGCCCCTTCGATTCGGCAACAAGAGTCGATTATGGAATAGTCTTTTGGTCGGCTTTCCCGTTCTTGAGGACTTTCTGGCCGGTAGGCTTTATAGCGGACCTGCTTTGCTGACAGGGAGGATATGAAATAGATAGTTGCGCTTGCCTTCACTTAGAAACTCTACGCCTCCTATTTTATAGTTTATAGTAAGGCATGCTCTCGAAACTAGATTCACTCGTTCTTGTCTCCGGCGATTAACCTATTTCAGAGCAGTCTGGTGATTAGCCTATCTCGCACTACTCGAAGCCTTCGTAAACTCATTGTTGGGTTCTATCGTAGTGAAGGTTGCTGTGAGGAGATCCTTGTGCCAGTGAAGATTGTTTCCAGTGATCGGGAAATGGAAATAATAAATACAAAAACCATTGCTTTATATCCAACACTCCGGATAGGCAGAAGGATCTATGTCTATCCCCAACTTCCTTGCAATCCACATCGGAAAATTTAGGCTTTCTCTACTGGGAGTCATCAAAGGAGGAATAGGCATACGCTGGTTCGATAAGCCAAGGAAAAACAACCACCGCTTGGTTTTGACACTCAAGCGACCCGCCTTGCCAAACATCGATGCAAAGGTTAGATTTCACCACCTCTATCTCCAAGCCCCTTTACTAGGTTGGGCAAGCTTGGATGCCCCTACTCTCAACAAGTTGCTGGTCGAGATCGTGGAACTATCGCTCGAGAAGTAAGTAAGCTGGTCCTTGTTTGGTCATAAGGATAATCGTTCTTATTAGGTCAGGGGCGGCCGGTCCGAGTGTTACCCGCGATTGGTAATGGCATAACCAGAAGAGTGGTAGGGGAGACAAAGTTACGCGCTGGGTAGCGCAGCGCATCTGTTTCGGGTACAGAGGCGACGAGGGGTGCTAACCCGGCCACCCAACCCAGCAGGTCAGGGGCGGGCCGGCCATAGGTTCGAATCCTGCCACCTTTCTTGTGGATCATCCTGTGGTTACCGGATGATGGGAATAACAAAGCAGAAATTTTGAAATGAGCACGAAATGTCAATATATGAATTGTTTCATTATTCGTTATTTCCGGGTCTTTTCGTTGCATTCACTTATAACAAGAAACAACCACCAGCGTTTGGTGCAGCACCTGCATTTTGGtgtattcttctttctttccttggTCTTTCGTTCCGTCATATTCCTAATAACTTATCCAATTACAACGTATTAACCGCTAATGCACCTTTCTTTTATCAAATCTCAGGGACATGGTCTAATCATGAGGGTAGTATTTTATCATGGTGTCGGATCCCAAGTTTTTATGGATTCCTTCTTTGTTACCGGGGTCGACCCCAAAGCCATAATGTCTCAAAACGAGGAGGCCATAGAGAAACTTTTTTTTATTCCTTTGTCTCGAACTTCGTGAAGAACTCCATTCTATCTCTCCCTCGTTACGAACAAAAAAGTGGGGCTGCGCCCCAGTTGTACACTCCCTTCGTTCTACGAATCCTTGTTGATTCTGAACTTCGTTCGCGAAGGAACCGGACTTTTGACGGGCCAGCCCTTTTTTATGCGCCGCTTTACCCTGAAAGGAAAATGAGCTTTGCTCCTCTGGGCGCTAGGCGCTCCCGTGGTTCGCGAGAAGGAAAAAGGACTCATCCTTTGTTGCATCTGGCACGAGATGATAAAGAGAGAGCTTCGTCTATCCATGAAAAGCGGATTGACGGAGCTCTTGGCATTGCTTtgtttttctctcttttcttatCAGCGAGTTCTGATCCTTTTGTTCGAAATTTCTTCGTTCGTACCGAACCGCTTGCAGAATCAAATCCTGTTCCACAAGATCCTATATCAGCTATACATCCTCCTTGCATTTATGCCGGAGACGTCGCCAGTGCTATGGGCTTTAGCTTATGTAGATCAAAAATGATGAATGGAATTGTGGCACTCCACTCGCCGCCAATGCGGAAGGATGCCGCCGAAAAGAATGGAACGCTGCTTCGCTCTGCTGGATGCGTCGGATCCCGTATAACAAGCGAGCTTTTTACCCTCAAATTCAAACATGTGGGCGCAAAATGCTATCCTGCTCTATTGTTACGTAGCAATAGAAGCCCGCTCATGCTGCTTCGGCGGCGCTTTTTCGCCTTCTCTTCGCTCTGGACAGGAGCGCTAGTGGACACGGGGAGGGAGCAGGCGAAGCGTGTCGTTCGTAATGGAAAGAAAGATACCACTACTTCGCCTCTTTGTTGGACCGCCGGCGCGAACACAGTGGTCTCTGACCAGGACCAGGAACCAATTCGAATTTGGATCTTGACATGTTGGTGGTTTTTAACCGTAGGCATCTTGCCAGGAAGTTGGTGGGCTCATCATGAATTAGGTCGGGGTGGCTGGTGGTTTCGGGATCCCGTAGAAAATGCTTCTTTTATGCCTCTGGTATTAGCCACAGCTCGTATTCATTCAGTAATTCTACCCCTTCTTCATTCTTGGACCTCGTTTCTTAATATTGTGACTCTTCCATGCTGTGTCTCAGGAACCTTTTCAATACGGTCCGGATTGCTAGCTCCCGTTCATAGTTTTGCTACAGATGATACACGAGGAATCTTTTTATGGCGGTTCTTCCTTCTAATGACCGGCATATCTATGATTCTTTTCTCCCAGATGAAGCAGCAGGCATCGGTCCGTAGAACCTATAAAAAAGAGATGGTTGTGGCGCGAAGTACTCTTGTGCACCTACGTCACTCGGCTCGCGCGCAACCCCGCCCCGTTATGTTATGGAAGAATTGAACTTATTGCTGGGCTGGTTATTCAGAGCCAGCAATTGGCTGCCGGATTTCGTCCCGCAACTAGAAGAAGATCGCTTCGGGGGTCACTATGGCGTGGCTGAATGTAGAGCAGTCCGCCCCTACAGCCTTTGATCAGTAGATTATTTAGAACTTCGGAAGATGGTCAAGGTAGCTTGCTTCCAAGCCACTGCACTAGATGCGCATGTAGTCATAGTAGTCGGCTCAGAATGCCTCTGTTCTATACTAAAAGACTACTTCGGATGAATGTGGAATTACGTCGCTCTTTGATCTAATAAGGCCTACGAGCTCTCTGTTTTAGTTTTATGGCGGAGATCTCTCCACACCAAGGAACCAAATCACAATGGATCGAAGCCCTACTTTTTCTTCCAATTAGTGAAGCG comes from the Hevea brasiliensis isolate MT/VB/25A 57/8 chromosome 5, ASM3005281v1, whole genome shotgun sequence genome and includes:
- the LOC131180025 gene encoding uncharacterized protein LOC131180025, producing MQGGCIADIGSCGTGFDSASGSVRTKKFRTKGSELADKKREKNKAMPRAPSIRFSWIDEALSLSSRARCNKG